From a region of the Gossypium raimondii isolate GPD5lz chromosome 10, ASM2569854v1, whole genome shotgun sequence genome:
- the LOC105777208 gene encoding 7-deoxyloganetic acid glucosyltransferase isoform X1 translates to MEEQDRSSQPRLPHVLIFPLPIQGHINSMIKLAELLAIAGFKLTFLNSHHNHERLVKFNNIAAHFERYPGFEFKTITDGLPLDHPRAGSWFLDMFEDTMEPKMKQSLREVLVNSSPPVDCIIADGLLGFALDVAKEVGIPIIFFCTSSPCSFWVYYSIPDIIQVGELPINGTEDMDRLMTTVTGMETYLRCRDLPTFCRKLDTEDSIFMKLVVEQTRKSLQADALILNTAEELDGPILSQIRTKCPRVYAVGPLHAQLNTRLNAKHGESYDHFSNTLWEVDKSCIFWLNKQPGRSVIYVSFGSITSMSREQLVELWYGLLNSKTKFLLVVRPNSVIGKDGEGEDVVMELMEKSKDRGYIVNWAPQEAVLNHPAIGGFFTHNGWNSTLESVVPGVPMICWPQFADQHVNSRVVSVVWKIGLDMKDVCDSKIVEKMVKDVMVDRKEEFAKSASEMAKVTNQSVNVGGSSYSNLDCLVEDIRIMSFEPPSRWRVLFILIFFYCNICLNKVIE, encoded by the exons ATGGAGGAGCAGGATCGATCCTCTCAACCCCGTCTTCCACATGTCCTCATCTTCCCCCTCCCAATACAAGGCCATAtaaactccatgattaagctaGCTGAACTGCTAGCTATCGCCGGCTTCAAGCTCACTTTCCTCAACTCCCACCACAACCATGAACGCTTGGTCAAGTTCAACAATATTGCTGCCCATTTTGAAAGATACCCAGGGTTCGAATTCAAGACCATAACCGATGGTCTCCCTCTTGATCATCCTAGGGCAGGGAGCTGGTTCCTTGATATGTTTGAAGATACCATGGAACCTAAGATGAAGCAAAGTTTGAGAGAGGTACTTGTGAATAGTAGCCCACCAGTAGATTGCATAATTGCAGATGGGCTTTTAGGCTTTGCTCTTGATGTTGCAAAGGAGGTTGGAATCcccattatttttttttgtaccaGCAGTCCTTGTAGTTTCTGGGTTTATTATTCTATCCCTGATATAATCCAAGTTGGGGAGCTTCCTATCAATG GAACTGAAGACATGGACCGGTTAATGACGACAGTGACAGGCATGGAAACTTATCTTCGATGTCGAGACCTTCCTACTTTTTGTCGAAAACTGGACACTGAAGATTCAATATTTATGAAGCTAGTCGTAGAACAGACACGAAAGAGCCTTCAAGCCGATGCCTTGATACTCAACACCGCCGAAGAGCTCGATGGGCCTATACTATCTCAAATACGCACCAAATGCCCTCGTGTCTATGCCGTTGGACCCTTACATGCTCAATTAAACACTAGACTCAATGCAAAACATGGAGAGTCATATGATCACTTCTCGAATACACTTTGGGAAGTGGATAAAAGCTGCATCTTTTGGCTCAATAAGCAACCGGGTCGATCTGTTATCTATGTAAGTTTTGGTAGCATTACGAGCATGTCAAGGGAGCAACTTGTTGAGCTTTGGTATGGACTTCTTAACAGTAAAACGAAGTTCTTGCTTGTTGTAAGGCCAAATTCCGTGATTGGAAAAGATGGTGAAGGGGAGGATGTTGTAATGGAGCTTATGGAGAAGAGTAAGGATCGAGGTTACATTGTAAATTGGGCACCACAAGAGGCAGTCTTGAACCACCCGGCCATTGGCGGGTTCTTTACGCATAATGGATGGAACTCGACTTTAGAGAGCGTTGTCCCAGGGGTGCCTATGATTTGCTGGCCTCAGTTTGCTGACCAACACGTGAATAGTAGGGTTGTGAGTGTGGTGTGGAAAATAGGGTTGGATATGAAGGATGTATGTGATAGCAAGATAGTGGAGAAAATGGTAAAGGATGTGATGGTGGATCGAAAGGAGGAGTTTGCAAAATCCGCATCTGAAATGGCTAAGGTAACCAATCAAAGTGTTAATGTTGGTGGGTCTTCTTATAGTAATTTGGACTGTTTAGTTGAAGATATTAGAATAATGAGCTTTGAACCACCCAGCCGTTGGCGGGTTctcttcattttaatttttttttattgcaatATCTGTTTAAACAAAGTAATTGAATAG
- the LOC105777208 gene encoding 7-deoxyloganetic acid glucosyl transferase isoform X11, which yields MEEQDRSSQSRPPHVLIFPLPLQGHINSMIKLAELLAIAGLKLTFLHSHHNHERLVKFNNIAAHFERYPGFQFKTITDGLPLDHPRSGRWFLAMFEDTMELKMKQSLREVLVNSSPPVDCIIADGFSGFALDVAKELGIPIIFFRTSSPCCFWVYYSIPDIIQAGELPINGSEDMDRLITTVPGMETYLRCRDLPTYCRKLDFEDSIMKLVVKQTRKSLQADALILNTAEELDGPILSQIRTKCPRVYAVGPLHAQLNTRLNAKHGESYDHISNTLWEVDKSCIFWLNKQPNRSVIYVSFVSITSMSREQLVELWYGLLNSKTKFLLVVRPDSVIGKDGEGEDVVMELMEKSKDRGYIVNCAPQEAVLNHPAIGGFFTHNGWNSTLESVVAGVPMICWPQFADQHVNSRVVSEVWKIGLDMKDVCDSKMVEKMVNDVMVDRKEEFAKSASEMAKRKIRRSSRWYNGSRFT from the exons ATGGAGGAGCAGGATCGATCCTCTCAATCCCGTCCTCCACATGTCCTCATCTTCCCCCTCCCATTACAGGGCCATAtaaactccatgattaagctaGCTGAACTGCTAGCTATCGCCGGCTTGAAGCTGACTTTCCTCCACTCCCACCACAACCATGAACGCTTGGTCAAGTTCAACAATATTGCTGCCCATTTTGAAAGATACCCAGGGTTCCAATTCAAGACCATAACCGATGGTCTCCCTCTTGATCATCCTAGGTCAGGGAGATGGTTCCTTGCTATGTTTGAAGATACCATGGAACTTAAGATGAAGCAAAGTTTGAGAGAGGTACTTGTGAATAGTAGCCCACCAGTAGATTGCATAATTGCAGATGGGTTTTCAGGCTTTGCTCTTGATGTTGCAAAGGAGCTTGGAATCCCCATTATTTTTTTTCGTACCAGCAGTCCTTGTTGTTTCTGGGTTTATTATTCTATCCCTGATATAATCCAAGCTGGGGAGCTTCCTATCAATG GAAGTGAAGACATGGACCGGCTAATAACGACAGTGCCAGGCATGGAAACTTATCTTCGATGTCGAGATCTTCCTACTTATTGTCGAAAACTGGACTTTGAAGATTCAATTATGAAGCTAGTCGTAAAACAGACACGAAAGAGCCTTCAAGCCGATGCCTTGATACTCAACACCGCCGAAGAGCTCGATGGGCCTATACTATCTCAAATACGCACCAAATGCCCTCGTGTCTATGCCGTTGGACCCTTACATGCTCAATTAAACACTAGACTCAATGCAAAACATGGAGAATCATATGATCACATCTCGAATACACTTTGGGAAGTGGATAAAAGCTGCATCTTTTGGCTCAATAAGCAACCGAATCGATCTGTTATCTATGTAAGTTTTGTTAGCATTACGAGCATGTCAAGGGAGCAACTTGTTGAGCTTTGGTATGGACTTCTTAACAGTAAAACGAAGTTCTTGCTTGTTGTAAGGCCAGATTCCGTGATTGGAAAAGATGGTGAAGGGGAGGATGTTGTAATGGAGCTTATGGAGAAGAGTAAGGATCGAGGTTACATTGTAAATTGCGCACCACAAGAGGCAGTCTTGAACCACCCGGCCATTGGCGGGTTCTTTACGCATAATGGATGGAACTCGACTTTAGAGAGCGTTGTCGCAGGGGTGCCTATGATTTGCTGGCCTCAGTTTGCTGACCAACACGTGAATAGTAGGGTTGTGAGTGAGGTGTGGAAAATAGGGTTGGATATGAAGGATGTATGTGATAGCAAGATGGTGGAGAAAATGGTAAATGATGTGATGGTGGATCGAAAGGAGGAGTTTGCAAAATCCGCATCTGAAATGGCTAAG AGGAAGATAAGGAGGAGTTCAAGATGGTACAATGGAAGCCGATTCACCTAA
- the LOC105777208 gene encoding 7-deoxyloganetic acid glucosyltransferase isoform X7 has translation MEEQDRSSQPRLPHVLIFPLPIQGHINSMIKLAELLAIAGFKLTFLNSHHNHERLVKFNNIAAHFERYPGFEFKTITDGLPLDHPRAGSWFLDMFEDTMEPKMKQSLREVLVNSSPPVDCIIADGLLGFALDVAKELGIPIIFFRTSSPCCFWVYYSIPDIIQAGELPINGSEDMDRLITTVPGMETYLRCRDLPTYCRKLDFEDSIMKLVVKQTRKSLQADALILNTAEELDGPILSQIRTKCPRVYAVGPLHAQLNTRLNAKHGESYDHISNTLWEVDKSCIFWLNKQPNRSVIYVSFVSITSMSREQLVELWYGLLNSKTKFLLVVRPDSVIGKDGEGEDVVMELMEKSKDRGYIVNCAPQEAVLNHPAIGGFFTHNGWNSTLESVVAGVPMICWPQFADQHVNSRVVSEVWKIGLDMKDVCDSKMVEKMVNDVMVDRKEEFAKSASEMAKVTNQCVNVGGSSYSNLDHLIEDIRIMSFKAHKK, from the exons ATGGAGGAGCAGGATCGATCCTCTCAACCCCGTCTTCCACATGTCCTCATCTTCCCCCTCCCAATACAAGGCCATAtaaactccatgattaagctaGCTGAACTGCTAGCTATCGCCGGCTTCAAGCTCACTTTCCTCAACTCCCACCACAACCATGAACGCTTGGTCAAGTTCAACAATATTGCTGCCCATTTTGAAAGATACCCAGGGTTCGAATTCAAGACCATAACCGATGGTCTCCCTCTTGATCATCCTAGGGCAGGGAGCTGGTTCCTTGATATGTTTGAAGATACCATGGAACCTAAGATGAAGCAAAGTTTGAGAGAGGTACTTGTGAATAGTAGCCCACCAGTAGATTGCATAATTGCAGATGGGCTTTTAGGCTTTGCTCTTGATGTTGCAAAGGAG CTTGGAATCCCCATTATTTTTTTTCGTACCAGCAGTCCTTGTTGTTTCTGGGTTTATTATTCTATCCCTGATATAATCCAAGCTGGGGAGCTTCCTATCAATG GAAGTGAAGACATGGACCGGCTAATAACGACAGTGCCAGGCATGGAAACTTATCTTCGATGTCGAGATCTTCCTACTTATTGTCGAAAACTGGACTTTGAAGATTCAATTATGAAGCTAGTCGTAAAACAGACACGAAAGAGCCTTCAAGCCGATGCCTTGATACTCAACACCGCCGAAGAGCTCGATGGGCCTATACTATCTCAAATACGCACCAAATGCCCTCGTGTCTATGCCGTTGGACCCTTACATGCTCAATTAAACACTAGACTCAATGCAAAACATGGAGAATCATATGATCACATCTCGAATACACTTTGGGAAGTGGATAAAAGCTGCATCTTTTGGCTCAATAAGCAACCGAATCGATCTGTTATCTATGTAAGTTTTGTTAGCATTACGAGCATGTCAAGGGAGCAACTTGTTGAGCTTTGGTATGGACTTCTTAACAGTAAAACGAAGTTCTTGCTTGTTGTAAGGCCAGATTCCGTGATTGGAAAAGATGGTGAAGGGGAGGATGTTGTAATGGAGCTTATGGAGAAGAGTAAGGATCGAGGTTACATTGTAAATTGCGCACCACAAGAGGCAGTCTTGAACCACCCGGCCATTGGCGGGTTCTTTACGCATAATGGATGGAACTCGACTTTAGAGAGCGTTGTCGCAGGGGTGCCTATGATTTGCTGGCCTCAGTTTGCTGACCAACACGTGAATAGTAGGGTTGTGAGTGAGGTGTGGAAAATAGGGTTGGATATGAAGGATGTATGTGATAGCAAGATGGTGGAGAAAATGGTAAATGATGTGATGGTGGATCGAAAGGAGGAGTTTGCAAAATCCGCATCTGAAATGGCTAAGGTAACCAATCAATGTGTTAATGTTGGTGGGTCTTCTTATAGTAATTTGGaccatttaattgaagatattAGAATAATGAGCTTTAAAGCTCACAAAAAATGA
- the LOC105777208 gene encoding 7-deoxyloganetic acid glucosyltransferase isoform X8, producing MEEQDRSSQPRLPHVLIFPLPIQGHINSMIKLAELLAIAGFKLTFLNSHHNHERLVKFNNIAAHFERYPGFEFKTITDGLPLDHPRAGSWFLDMFEDTMEPKMKQSLREVLVNSSPPVDCIIADGLLGFALDVAKEVGIPIIFFCTSSPCSFWVYYSIPDIIQVGELPINGSEDMDRLITTVPGMETYLRCRDLPTYCRKLDFEDSIMKLVVKQTRKSLQADALILNTAEELDGPILSQIRTKCPRVYAVGPLHAQLNTRLNAKHGESYDHISNTLWEVDKSCIFWLNKQPNRSVIYVSFVSITSMSREQLVELWYGLLNSKTKFLLVVRPDSVIGKDGEGEDVVMELMEKSKDRGYIVNCAPQEAVLNHPAIGGFFTHNGWNSTLESVVAGVPMICWPQFADQHVNSRVVSEVWKIGLDMKDVCDSKMVEKMVNDVMVDRKEEFAKSASEMAKVTNQCVNVGGSSYSNLDHLIEDIRIMSFKAHKK from the exons ATGGAGGAGCAGGATCGATCCTCTCAACCCCGTCTTCCACATGTCCTCATCTTCCCCCTCCCAATACAAGGCCATAtaaactccatgattaagctaGCTGAACTGCTAGCTATCGCCGGCTTCAAGCTCACTTTCCTCAACTCCCACCACAACCATGAACGCTTGGTCAAGTTCAACAATATTGCTGCCCATTTTGAAAGATACCCAGGGTTCGAATTCAAGACCATAACCGATGGTCTCCCTCTTGATCATCCTAGGGCAGGGAGCTGGTTCCTTGATATGTTTGAAGATACCATGGAACCTAAGATGAAGCAAAGTTTGAGAGAGGTACTTGTGAATAGTAGCCCACCAGTAGATTGCATAATTGCAGATGGGCTTTTAGGCTTTGCTCTTGATGTTGCAAAGGAGGTTGGAATCcccattatttttttttgtaccaGCAGTCCTTGTAGTTTCTGGGTTTATTATTCTATCCCTGATATAATCCAAGTTGGGGAGCTTCCTATCAATG GAAGTGAAGACATGGACCGGCTAATAACGACAGTGCCAGGCATGGAAACTTATCTTCGATGTCGAGATCTTCCTACTTATTGTCGAAAACTGGACTTTGAAGATTCAATTATGAAGCTAGTCGTAAAACAGACACGAAAGAGCCTTCAAGCCGATGCCTTGATACTCAACACCGCCGAAGAGCTCGATGGGCCTATACTATCTCAAATACGCACCAAATGCCCTCGTGTCTATGCCGTTGGACCCTTACATGCTCAATTAAACACTAGACTCAATGCAAAACATGGAGAATCATATGATCACATCTCGAATACACTTTGGGAAGTGGATAAAAGCTGCATCTTTTGGCTCAATAAGCAACCGAATCGATCTGTTATCTATGTAAGTTTTGTTAGCATTACGAGCATGTCAAGGGAGCAACTTGTTGAGCTTTGGTATGGACTTCTTAACAGTAAAACGAAGTTCTTGCTTGTTGTAAGGCCAGATTCCGTGATTGGAAAAGATGGTGAAGGGGAGGATGTTGTAATGGAGCTTATGGAGAAGAGTAAGGATCGAGGTTACATTGTAAATTGCGCACCACAAGAGGCAGTCTTGAACCACCCGGCCATTGGCGGGTTCTTTACGCATAATGGATGGAACTCGACTTTAGAGAGCGTTGTCGCAGGGGTGCCTATGATTTGCTGGCCTCAGTTTGCTGACCAACACGTGAATAGTAGGGTTGTGAGTGAGGTGTGGAAAATAGGGTTGGATATGAAGGATGTATGTGATAGCAAGATGGTGGAGAAAATGGTAAATGATGTGATGGTGGATCGAAAGGAGGAGTTTGCAAAATCCGCATCTGAAATGGCTAAGGTAACCAATCAATGTGTTAATGTTGGTGGGTCTTCTTATAGTAATTTGGaccatttaattgaagatattAGAATAATGAGCTTTAAAGCTCACAAAAAATGA
- the LOC105777208 gene encoding 7-deoxyloganetic acid glucosyltransferase isoform X6 — MEEQDRSSQPRLPHVLIFPLPIQGHINSMIKLAELLAIAGFKLTFLNSHHNHERLVKFNNIAAHFERYPGFEFKTITDGLPLDHPRAGSWFLDMFEDTMEPKMKQSLREVLVNSSPPVDCIIADGFSGFALDVAKELGIPIIFFRTSSPCCFWVYYSIPDIIQAGELPINGSEDMDRLITTVPGMETYLRCRDLPTYCRKLDFEDSIMKLVVKQTRKSLQADALILNTAEELDGPILSQIRTKCPRVYAVGPLHAQLNTRLNAKHGESYDHISNTLWEVDKSCIFWLNKQPNRSVIYVSFVSITSMSREQLVELWYGLLNSKTKFLLVVRPDSVIGKDGEGEDVVMELMEKSKDRGYIVNCAPQEAVLNHPAIGGFFTHNGWNSTLESVVAGVPMICWPQFADQHVNSRVVSEVWKIGLDMKDVCDSKMVEKMVNDVMVDRKEEFAKSASEMAKVTNQCVNVGGSSYSNLDHLIEDIRIMSFKAHKK; from the exons ATGGAGGAGCAGGATCGATCCTCTCAACCCCGTCTTCCACATGTCCTCATCTTCCCCCTCCCAATACAAGGCCATAtaaactccatgattaagctaGCTGAACTGCTAGCTATCGCCGGCTTCAAGCTCACTTTCCTCAACTCCCACCACAACCATGAACGCTTGGTCAAGTTCAACAATATTGCTGCCCATTTTGAAAGATACCCAGGGTTCGAATTCAAGACCATAACCGATGGTCTCCCTCTTGATCATCCTAGGGCAGGGAGCTGGTTCCTTGATATGTTTGAAGATACCATGGAACCTAAGATGAAGCAAAGTTTGAGAGAG GTACTTGTGAATAGTAGCCCACCAGTAGATTGCATAATTGCAGATGGGTTTTCAGGCTTTGCTCTTGATGTTGCAAAGGAGCTTGGAATCCCCATTATTTTTTTTCGTACCAGCAGTCCTTGTTGTTTCTGGGTTTATTATTCTATCCCTGATATAATCCAAGCTGGGGAGCTTCCTATCAATG GAAGTGAAGACATGGACCGGCTAATAACGACAGTGCCAGGCATGGAAACTTATCTTCGATGTCGAGATCTTCCTACTTATTGTCGAAAACTGGACTTTGAAGATTCAATTATGAAGCTAGTCGTAAAACAGACACGAAAGAGCCTTCAAGCCGATGCCTTGATACTCAACACCGCCGAAGAGCTCGATGGGCCTATACTATCTCAAATACGCACCAAATGCCCTCGTGTCTATGCCGTTGGACCCTTACATGCTCAATTAAACACTAGACTCAATGCAAAACATGGAGAATCATATGATCACATCTCGAATACACTTTGGGAAGTGGATAAAAGCTGCATCTTTTGGCTCAATAAGCAACCGAATCGATCTGTTATCTATGTAAGTTTTGTTAGCATTACGAGCATGTCAAGGGAGCAACTTGTTGAGCTTTGGTATGGACTTCTTAACAGTAAAACGAAGTTCTTGCTTGTTGTAAGGCCAGATTCCGTGATTGGAAAAGATGGTGAAGGGGAGGATGTTGTAATGGAGCTTATGGAGAAGAGTAAGGATCGAGGTTACATTGTAAATTGCGCACCACAAGAGGCAGTCTTGAACCACCCGGCCATTGGCGGGTTCTTTACGCATAATGGATGGAACTCGACTTTAGAGAGCGTTGTCGCAGGGGTGCCTATGATTTGCTGGCCTCAGTTTGCTGACCAACACGTGAATAGTAGGGTTGTGAGTGAGGTGTGGAAAATAGGGTTGGATATGAAGGATGTATGTGATAGCAAGATGGTGGAGAAAATGGTAAATGATGTGATGGTGGATCGAAAGGAGGAGTTTGCAAAATCCGCATCTGAAATGGCTAAGGTAACCAATCAATGTGTTAATGTTGGTGGGTCTTCTTATAGTAATTTGGaccatttaattgaagatattAGAATAATGAGCTTTAAAGCTCACAAAAAATGA